From Verrucomicrobiota bacterium, a single genomic window includes:
- a CDS encoding helix-turn-helix domain-containing protein — translation MKLKKFTYNEAGVDPKLRFHASMVTLENEDFAPHTHEYSELVITLSGTGDHTINSVRSVIQPGDIFVFNGNNHHSFENTHQLTLVNISYDPRIYLRHTADLRKLSGFHALFLIEPHYRAKQNFRSHLRLTAKDLVLTREIATSLIKEDHERFPGFQTMIQSTFLQLVAFLSRKYVQSSPLPLKNSIQRLASAVASIENKYSEIITLEQLARLSHLSKNQFLRVFQETYHTTPMNYLNDLRISKTCEALRHSSEKITQIALDNGFSDSNYFSRIFRKKMGITPKEYKNRV, via the coding sequence ATGAAGCTTAAAAAATTCACCTATAACGAGGCCGGGGTCGATCCTAAACTCCGTTTCCATGCGTCCATGGTGACTCTGGAAAATGAGGATTTTGCGCCGCATACACATGAATACTCAGAATTAGTCATTACCCTGTCAGGTACCGGAGATCATACGATTAACTCCGTCCGTTCCGTAATCCAGCCCGGGGATATCTTTGTTTTTAACGGGAATAATCACCACAGTTTTGAAAATACTCACCAGCTTACTTTGGTCAATATCTCGTACGACCCCCGCATTTACCTGCGCCATACGGCGGATCTCCGCAAGCTCAGTGGATTCCACGCTCTTTTCCTGATCGAACCCCACTACAGGGCCAAACAAAATTTCCGCAGTCACCTACGATTAACCGCCAAAGATCTCGTTCTTACTCGGGAGATAGCCACCAGCCTCATTAAGGAAGACCATGAACGATTCCCCGGTTTTCAAACAATGATCCAATCGACTTTCCTCCAATTGGTGGCTTTCCTTTCCAGGAAATACGTCCAAAGCTCTCCCCTCCCCTTAAAAAACTCCATTCAAAGGTTAGCCTCCGCCGTTGCTTCTATAGAGAATAAATATTCAGAAATAATCACACTGGAGCAACTTGCCCGGCTCTCCCACCTTTCAAAAAACCAATTCCTCCGTGTCTTCCAAGAAACTTATCACACGACACCGATGAATTATCTTAATGACCTCAGGATTTCAAAAACCTGTGAAGCCCTCAGACATTCCAGTGAAAAGATCACACAGATAGCCTTGGATAATGGATTCTCTGATAGCAATTATTTCTCCCGCATTTTCCGAAAAAAAATGGGTATTACCCCGAAGGAATACAAAAATAGGGTGTGA